A portion of the Alkalinema sp. FACHB-956 genome contains these proteins:
- a CDS encoding S-layer family protein yields MNVRSIVSVLTLLVGLGAGIDFAKAQVIPDGSLPTTVTSPNALDFTIDNGARSGGNLFHSFRQFSVPTGGSAFFNNALDVQNIFARVTGGTASNLDGLLKTNGTANLFLLNPSGILFGPNASLNLGGSFIGTTASSIQFADGVEFSATHPGNPPLLTLSAPVGLQMGASAGSLQVQGQGHNLLHSRNLADPVIRNPQQKGLRVLPGQQLALIGNGIQLSEGAIIAESGRAELGSIEAGMVELTPLPGNNQTTSQWQFSYLRASKLSDIRLSRAALVDVSGDPGGSVSLNGNGIYLQDSSIVLSQHRGRKLAGTIQVNADLLALSGALPNKDQSLILTENLGTSTGANITVSARQIIAQDGGEILSTTYQNGGRGGNITVNASESLQFFGVSPFDGTRFSGIGAPSFFGGGKGGDITIATRDFWAQNGAGVISRVLGGQGGGNIRITSETIALIGENPVISGNASIISSTFSGGDAGSIEIDTGRIFLQASGAISASTSGKGNAGSVTIHARDSIEIDGSGVTLALPSRISTSGQLLPARFRQVFGLPAVPTGNGGNLFITAPSIKVSNQGFIAAENVGRGNAGSLNIQANEIILNHKGQIRTSTEVGQGGILQLNVRDLLLLRNNSLISARAGALGSGGNITIDSPIMVGLENSDIIANAVRGRGGNINVTTQGLIGLSFSNTLTPRIDPRNDITASSEFSVSGNVQVNSIGTDLNVGTTELPINLADASQKIATGCSTQQGSQFIATGRGGLPQNPNEDIASYFLWDDLRDLSAYRKSQGRLAPVPATQPPLIQASGFQRHADGSIELIAQSTPLPATSIATCSYERTSMASASGASSH; encoded by the coding sequence ATGAACGTTCGGTCGATCGTGAGTGTATTGACATTATTGGTAGGCTTAGGGGCAGGGATAGACTTTGCCAAGGCTCAAGTCATTCCAGATGGGAGCTTACCTACAACAGTAACCAGTCCTAATGCACTCGATTTTACGATCGACAACGGCGCACGATCGGGGGGCAACTTATTTCACAGCTTCCGCCAATTTTCAGTCCCCACCGGCGGATCTGCTTTTTTCAACAATGCGTTGGATGTGCAGAACATTTTTGCGCGGGTGACCGGGGGGACTGCATCCAACCTTGATGGACTGCTCAAAACCAATGGCACTGCCAATTTATTCCTACTTAACCCCAGTGGCATTTTATTTGGCCCCAATGCCTCACTGAACCTAGGGGGCTCATTCATTGGAACGACTGCCAGTAGTATCCAGTTTGCGGATGGCGTAGAATTTAGTGCGACCCATCCTGGAAATCCCCCCCTCTTAACGCTGAGTGCACCTGTTGGACTACAAATGGGGGCAAGCGCTGGGAGCCTGCAAGTCCAAGGTCAGGGACATAATTTGCTACATTCCCGCAACTTGGCCGACCCTGTAATCCGCAACCCGCAGCAAAAGGGACTCAGAGTGCTACCGGGTCAACAACTCGCCCTAATCGGCAATGGGATTCAATTGAGTGAAGGGGCAATCATTGCAGAAAGTGGACGGGCAGAATTGGGCAGTATTGAAGCGGGCATGGTGGAGTTGACACCCCTTCCAGGCAATAACCAAACTACCTCACAATGGCAGTTTAGTTACCTAAGAGCCTCAAAATTGTCGGATATTCGGCTGTCCCGTGCTGCGCTCGTTGATGTGAGCGGCGATCCGGGGGGTTCAGTTTCACTCAATGGAAATGGCATCTATCTTCAAGACAGTTCCATTGTTCTCAGCCAGCATCGAGGTCGCAAATTAGCCGGAACTATCCAGGTCAACGCTGATCTCTTGGCATTGAGTGGAGCCTTACCGAATAAAGATCAAAGCCTAATTTTGACGGAGAACTTAGGAACCAGTACAGGTGCTAACATCACTGTTTCAGCACGACAAATCATTGCTCAGGATGGAGGAGAGATTCTTTCGACCACCTACCAAAACGGAGGACGAGGGGGGAATATTACGGTTAATGCCAGCGAATCCCTGCAATTTTTTGGAGTGTCGCCCTTTGATGGCACCCGCTTTAGTGGAATTGGGGCACCTTCTTTTTTTGGGGGAGGAAAGGGGGGCGATATTACGATCGCCACGCGAGACTTTTGGGCTCAGAATGGCGCAGGGGTAATTTCTCGGGTTTTGGGTGGCCAAGGGGGTGGCAATATTCGGATTACCTCTGAAACCATTGCATTAATTGGCGAGAACCCAGTTATTTCGGGCAATGCCAGTATTATTTCATCCACCTTTTCAGGAGGAGATGCCGGTTCCATTGAAATTGATACAGGTCGAATTTTCTTACAAGCATCCGGTGCCATTTCTGCCAGTACTTCTGGTAAAGGCAATGCTGGTAGTGTCACGATTCATGCTCGGGACTCCATTGAAATTGATGGTTCAGGGGTAACCTTAGCATTGCCCAGTCGAATATCCACCTCGGGTCAGCTCCTGCCCGCGCGATTTCGACAAGTTTTTGGCTTACCGGCTGTGCCGACGGGGAATGGAGGCAATTTATTCATTACAGCCCCTAGCATTAAAGTGAGTAATCAAGGATTCATTGCAGCGGAAAATGTCGGACGTGGCAATGCTGGATCGTTAAACATTCAGGCTAATGAAATCATCCTTAATCATAAAGGCCAAATTAGAACTTCTACAGAAGTGGGACAAGGGGGGATTTTACAGCTGAATGTTCGGGATTTACTGCTATTACGCAATAATAGCTTAATCAGCGCGAGGGCAGGAGCATTGGGCAGTGGAGGGAACATTACCATTGATTCACCAATCATGGTTGGATTAGAAAATAGCGATATTATTGCTAACGCTGTGAGAGGACGTGGCGGAAACATTAATGTCACTACGCAAGGTCTGATTGGATTAAGTTTTAGCAATACATTAACCCCACGGATTGATCCTAGAAATGACATTACTGCAAGCTCGGAATTCAGTGTGAGTGGCAATGTACAAGTAAATAGTATTGGAACAGATTTGAACGTAGGTACTACAGAGTTACCCATCAATTTAGCCGATGCTAGCCAAAAAATTGCAACGGGATGTTCCACCCAGCAAGGCAGTCAATTTATTGCCACAGGCCGAGGGGGATTACCGCAGAATCCCAACGAGGACATCGCATCTTATTTCCTGTGGGATGATCTGCGGGATCTCTCAGCCTATCGCAAAAGTCAAGGCCGTTTGGCTCCAGTTCCTGCCACACAACCGCCCTTGATTCAAGCTTCTGGGTTCCAGCGTCATGCTGATGGCTCGATCGAATTAATTGCCCAATCCACCCCCCTTCCGGCAACTTCGATCGCCACCTGTAGTTACGAAAGGACCTCCATGGCTTCTGCAAGCGGGGCATCGTCCCATTGA
- a CDS encoding filamentous hemagglutinin N-terminal domain-containing protein encodes MKFQSVLGVLVGMVGSMAGGLVGASAQVIPDGTLPTTVTHSNAVDFTIDNGARSGSNLFHSFNQFSVPTGGSAVFNNALDVQNIFARVTGGTASTIDGVIKTNGSASLFLLNPSGILFGPNAALNLGGSFVGTTANSIKFADGVEFSATHPGNPPLLMMSAPIGLQMGRSPTTIAVQGKGNDAMFPTANLGLVSSPGTTLALVGGNITFAGGVVTAPSGRIELGAVTNGTVGLAKTPVGWQLRYAQAQEFGTVNLTQRSSLWAPAAVTNPFGGIQVVGRDVVLNQSQIAATAIGSVTSGNIQIHAQRSLSLGGLHVNAQAPSAWIVNLVGQGAAGNSGAVSVQTGNLVLQDGAAIETLSLGSGKAGDIQVQAETISANGTVAVKSPFSPIGSSSSRIGSSVYASGSGGNLNIAARQIRLTDSGFIGTLGLPSATGTTGNVTVTATEDITASGISALSLISSGIASDTFGRGHGGTVQLSTGTLHLTDGAQVGTITARLAGVPGSGLGNAGDVTVTARESITLSGTSPDRPNQISYLGSGTIGAGHGGTVRVIAPRLLLKGGAGLGTSTLPVVGNLGDRAQANHLGNAGDVLLQIADSIEVSGYHPFPILPSSLGSFTFGSGHAGNVILQTTHLAARDGGSILSATSATGNAGNLTIEAKDILIDHYASIATSAFLADSVGQQFYNLPDRPTGNTGELTLNTEKLIIRNQGMVNVYHRGIGNAGQLNIQANQIILDSGNIRASTFSGQGGDIQLQVRDLILLRHGSQITATSGGSGNGGNIKIQNQFLVGTENSDIVANAFQGQGGNIQITTQGMFGLAYRLQQTSESDITASSEFGINGTVKVNTIENSPNAVFPELPVNVADTNQKIATGCSSKQTGQFILTGRGGLPLNPNQEMMVALVWNDLRDISTYQGHRGIVVASPVNQPTLVQASGFQRNTDGSIELVASPTSVPAATIATCAGSTIMTATAKTRSS; translated from the coding sequence ATGAAGTTTCAATCGGTCTTGGGTGTCTTGGTAGGCATGGTAGGAAGCATGGCAGGGGGCCTAGTAGGAGCCTCTGCCCAAGTGATTCCCGATGGCACATTACCGACGACCGTCACCCATTCCAATGCCGTAGATTTTACGATCGACAACGGAGCACGATCGGGAAGCAACTTATTTCATAGCTTCAACCAATTTTCAGTCCCCACCGGCGGGTCTGCTGTTTTCAACAATGCGTTGGATGTGCAGAACATTTTTGCGCGGGTGACCGGGGGGACTGCATCGACCATTGATGGAGTCATTAAAACCAATGGTTCTGCCAGCTTGTTTCTGCTCAATCCCAGTGGCATTTTGTTTGGCCCCAATGCCGCACTGAATCTTGGTGGTTCGTTTGTGGGTACGACTGCCAATAGCATTAAATTTGCGGACGGGGTGGAGTTTAGTGCAACCCATCCTGGGAATCCACCGCTCTTAATGATGAGTGCACCGATCGGGCTACAAATGGGACGTTCTCCCACCACGATCGCGGTACAAGGCAAAGGCAATGATGCGATGTTTCCCACGGCTAATCTAGGTCTAGTGAGCAGTCCTGGAACAACCCTAGCTTTAGTCGGTGGGAATATCACGTTTGCTGGAGGTGTGGTCACTGCACCATCTGGAAGAATTGAACTGGGTGCGGTAACTAATGGGACTGTCGGCTTGGCGAAGACTCCTGTGGGTTGGCAATTGAGATATGCCCAGGCTCAAGAATTTGGGACTGTGAATTTAACCCAGCGATCGTCCCTGTGGGCTCCAGCAGCTGTGACCAATCCCTTTGGTGGGATTCAAGTTGTAGGACGGGATGTGGTCCTAAACCAATCTCAAATTGCCGCCACCGCGATCGGGAGTGTGACCAGTGGCAATATCCAGATTCACGCCCAGCGATCGCTGAGTCTCGGTGGTCTCCATGTCAATGCCCAAGCTCCCAGCGCTTGGATTGTTAATTTAGTGGGCCAGGGAGCCGCTGGCAATAGCGGGGCGGTTAGCGTTCAAACGGGAAACTTAGTGTTGCAGGATGGTGCTGCGATCGAAACCCTTAGCCTGGGTTCTGGTAAAGCAGGGGACATTCAGGTTCAGGCAGAGACGATCTCCGCAAATGGCACCGTTGCCGTCAAATCTCCCTTCTCTCCGATCGGGAGCAGTAGCAGTCGTATTGGCAGCAGTGTTTATGCTTCTGGATCAGGGGGCAATTTGAATATTGCTGCGCGGCAAATCCGACTCACCGATAGTGGTTTTATCGGAACATTAGGCTTACCTAGTGCAACAGGAACGACAGGCAATGTCACAGTCACGGCAACGGAAGATATTACTGCCAGTGGAATCAGCGCTCTAAGTTTGATTTCCAGTGGTATTGCCAGTGATACATTTGGGCGAGGACATGGGGGAACTGTTCAACTTTCTACGGGAACACTGCACCTCACGGATGGGGCTCAAGTGGGAACCATAACCGCAAGGCTAGCGGGCGTTCCAGGTTCGGGACTGGGCAATGCAGGCGATGTAACCGTGACCGCTCGAGAGTCCATTACCCTCAGTGGCACCAGCCCGGATCGTCCCAATCAAATCAGCTACTTGGGCAGTGGAACCATTGGGGCCGGTCATGGGGGAACAGTGAGGGTGATTGCGCCCAGACTGCTCCTGAAGGGGGGAGCCGGATTAGGTACTTCAACATTACCCGTAGTCGGAAACTTAGGCGATCGCGCCCAAGCAAATCATTTAGGCAATGCGGGCGATGTGCTGTTGCAGATTGCCGATTCGATCGAAGTCAGTGGGTATCATCCGTTTCCCATTCTCCCCAGCTCACTGGGCAGTTTCACCTTTGGGAGTGGTCATGCTGGTAATGTGATTTTGCAAACCACCCATCTAGCAGCACGGGATGGAGGCAGTATCCTGAGTGCGACTTCTGCAACGGGAAATGCAGGAAATTTAACCATTGAAGCCAAAGATATTTTGATTGATCATTACGCTTCGATCGCGACGAGCGCTTTTCTTGCAGATTCCGTTGGGCAGCAATTTTATAACCTGCCCGATCGTCCCACTGGAAATACAGGGGAACTCACTTTAAATACAGAAAAACTAATCATTCGTAATCAGGGAATGGTGAATGTATACCATCGTGGCATTGGCAATGCAGGGCAATTAAATATTCAAGCTAATCAAATCATTTTAGATAGTGGAAATATTCGGGCCTCCACCTTTTCAGGGCAAGGGGGAGATATCCAACTCCAAGTCCGTGATTTGATTTTGCTGCGTCACGGTAGTCAAATTACAGCGACTTCTGGGGGCAGTGGGAATGGCGGCAACATCAAGATTCAAAACCAATTTCTGGTAGGAACTGAGAATAGTGATATTGTTGCCAATGCTTTTCAAGGACAGGGGGGCAATATTCAAATTACGACTCAAGGCATGTTTGGCCTTGCCTACCGGCTACAGCAAACTTCTGAGAGTGACATCACTGCAAGTTCTGAGTTTGGGATTAATGGAACTGTAAAAGTAAATACAATTGAAAACAGTCCCAATGCTGTCTTTCCGGAGTTACCTGTCAATGTAGCTGATACGAATCAAAAAATTGCAACTGGGTGCTCTAGCAAACAAACAGGTCAATTTATCCTGACAGGTCGAGGGGGCCTACCACTCAACCCAAATCAGGAAATGATGGTAGCGCTTGTGTGGAATGACCTCCGCGATATATCGACCTATCAAGGACATCGAGGCATTGTTGTTGCAAGTCCTGTAAATCAGCCCACTTTAGTTCAAGCCTCTGGTTTTCAACGGAATACGGACGGCTCGATCGAACTTGTCGCCAGTCCTACTTCCGTTCCCGCAGCTACGATCGCCACCTGCGCCGGATCAACAATCATGACTGCGACTGCAAAGACAAGATCGAGCTAA
- a CDS encoding ATP-binding protein, with the protein MTSSITLPPHIFAEAFPFHFILDSELNIVQAGSVLQRVCLNSLVGNSLEQFFEITRPKITLTFEAIKKQRKSLFLLNSIHSEMQLKGQMIYLEEGNLLCFLGSPWITDTSGLEPLGLKLKDFAIHDPIVDFIFLLQAKNTSLNDAKRLTEELQQQQLQLKNALRIKENLAKIAESQAKRLEETLRDLQDTQAQLIQTEKMSGLGQMVAGIAHEVNNPVNFIHGNLSYVLTYSNQLLDLIALYQKVYSKEHPEIAELIEAIDLDFLIEDFPQTIRSMQMGTERIREIVNSLRTFSRLDEAERKAVNLHDGLESTLLILKHRLKPHGQRPAIEIIKDYGALPLVECFSGQLNQVFMNIIANAIDALEEHYFQVLNTTGIKVPLRIYVSTVVNTDNKIIIRLADNGSGIPESVRGKIFDPFFTTKPIGKGTGLGLSICYKIIVDTHGGSLTCKSAPNQGTEFTIELFTTLPIQNTDQKLIELTEIVGESSVKESSIERCLPIQPSETLSDKLIRTLNEVASNEPWKYNSTA; encoded by the coding sequence GGTTTGTCTCAATTCTCTAGTCGGCAATTCATTGGAACAATTTTTTGAAATTACTCGCCCCAAAATTACCCTGACCTTTGAGGCCATCAAGAAACAACGCAAATCTCTCTTTCTTTTGAATTCCATCCATAGTGAGATGCAGCTTAAGGGGCAAATGATTTACCTGGAAGAAGGTAATTTACTTTGCTTTTTAGGATCTCCTTGGATTACGGATACGTCTGGCTTGGAGCCATTAGGACTGAAGCTGAAGGATTTTGCAATTCATGATCCGATCGTAGACTTTATATTTCTTTTGCAGGCTAAAAATACATCTCTTAATGATGCTAAGCGTCTCACTGAAGAACTACAGCAACAACAACTTCAGCTCAAAAATGCTCTGCGGATTAAAGAGAATCTTGCTAAAATTGCTGAATCACAGGCAAAACGCTTAGAAGAAACTCTACGAGATTTACAAGATACTCAGGCACAACTCATTCAGACTGAAAAAATGTCAGGATTGGGTCAAATGGTAGCTGGAATTGCCCATGAAGTCAATAATCCTGTCAATTTTATTCATGGCAATTTGTCCTATGTTCTAACTTATTCAAATCAACTATTAGATTTAATCGCCCTCTATCAGAAAGTTTATTCGAAAGAACACCCAGAAATTGCGGAGTTGATTGAGGCGATTGATTTAGACTTTTTAATTGAAGATTTTCCACAAACCATTCGCTCCATGCAAATGGGAACTGAACGAATTCGAGAGATCGTCAATTCTTTACGAACCTTCTCGCGATTAGATGAAGCAGAACGAAAAGCAGTTAACTTACATGATGGATTAGAAAGTACACTATTAATTTTAAAACACCGATTAAAGCCCCATGGACAACGCCCTGCCATTGAAATCATTAAAGATTATGGAGCACTTCCCTTAGTAGAATGTTTTTCGGGGCAGTTGAACCAGGTTTTCATGAACATTATCGCTAATGCGATCGATGCCCTGGAAGAACACTATTTTCAGGTATTGAATACGACTGGTATCAAGGTACCCTTAAGAATCTACGTTTCAACTGTTGTCAATACAGATAACAAAATTATTATTAGGCTTGCTGATAACGGATCGGGAATTCCTGAATCCGTTCGTGGCAAAATTTTTGATCCCTTTTTCACGACGAAGCCGATTGGGAAGGGAACCGGATTAGGGTTATCCATTTGTTACAAAATCATCGTTGATACCCATGGAGGGAGTTTAACGTGTAAATCAGCTCCTAACCAAGGGACAGAGTTCACAATAGAATTATTTACCACCTTACCGATTCAAAATACAGATCAAAAGTTAATTGAACTGACAGAGATTGTTGGAGAGAGTAGTGTTAAAGAGAGTAGTATTGAGAGATGTTTGCCAATCCAACCCTCTGAGACACTCTCTGACAAGTTGATTAGAACACTCAATGAAGTGGCCTCTAACGAGCCCTGGAAATATAACTCAACGGCATAA